The following are encoded in a window of Planctomycetaceae bacterium genomic DNA:
- a CDS encoding aspartate kinase yields MSIIVQKFGGTSVANAEKIRGAAQRAIEAKRRGHQVVAVVSARGHKTDELVELAAEITKAPRPREMDMLLSTGEQESVALMAMAVHELGEDAVSLTGAQIGVLTDQTHTKARIVSISTRRMQQLLDAGNIVIAAGFQGVDADFNITTLGRGGSDTTATALAAALNAEQCEIYTDVEGVFTTDPRVVPSARKIERISYDEMLELASLGAGVMHSRSIEFAKKYGVHLRVRPAYSDGPGTLIAPEPDASRSVVTGVAFVRNEALIGLIGLPDQPGVMSQLFTTLSQARIAVDMVVQNVAREGFANVSFTVPEEDLAAALDVATRAARTLGGAEVNHSTGLSKVSVVGQGMQTHTGVAARMFQVLANEKINIRVVTTSEIKISVLIGREQCSEAVVAVHSGFGLDKPAPLLPDIGVRASDRRGQWSGRGNQQLAEDIASQLSGMEAIVVSEVYADTDQSRVTISNLPDDPGIAEHVFTAIGEGGVLVDMIVQNAARDGRATISFTVPSEDLDASLLLLREVLEHYDGSVVTSDRHIGKLSVVGIGLRSHTDVGARLFRTLGENQINVQMINTSEIKISVVLAGSEVQNALQLLRKEFGLA; encoded by the coding sequence GTGTCGATTATTGTCCAGAAATTTGGCGGAACTAGTGTCGCAAACGCAGAAAAGATCCGAGGCGCAGCGCAGCGCGCAATCGAAGCAAAAAGACGGGGACATCAGGTGGTCGCCGTGGTCAGCGCAAGAGGCCACAAGACGGACGAACTCGTGGAGCTGGCGGCTGAAATCACTAAAGCACCACGCCCCCGGGAAATGGACATGCTGCTTTCAACCGGCGAACAGGAATCTGTCGCCCTGATGGCGATGGCCGTTCACGAGCTCGGCGAGGATGCTGTCAGTCTGACCGGTGCTCAAATCGGCGTGCTCACCGACCAGACACACACCAAGGCCAGAATCGTCAGCATTTCAACCCGTCGGATGCAGCAGCTGCTGGATGCAGGGAACATCGTGATCGCGGCCGGTTTTCAGGGAGTGGATGCGGATTTTAACATCACGACGCTGGGACGTGGTGGAAGCGATACGACGGCAACGGCGCTCGCAGCAGCTCTCAATGCCGAACAATGCGAGATCTACACCGACGTCGAGGGCGTCTTCACCACTGATCCGCGTGTGGTTCCTTCGGCACGCAAGATCGAACGAATTTCGTACGACGAAATGCTGGAACTCGCAAGCCTTGGGGCCGGTGTCATGCATTCCCGCTCCATTGAATTTGCAAAGAAGTATGGCGTTCACCTGCGCGTGCGACCGGCGTACAGCGATGGGCCCGGCACACTGATTGCCCCGGAGCCCGATGCGTCCAGATCCGTAGTAACAGGTGTTGCATTTGTGCGTAACGAAGCGCTGATCGGACTGATTGGCCTCCCGGATCAACCCGGAGTCATGAGCCAGCTCTTTACGACTCTGTCACAAGCTCGAATTGCCGTGGACATGGTCGTTCAGAATGTTGCCAGAGAAGGATTTGCCAACGTTTCGTTTACGGTCCCCGAAGAAGATCTGGCCGCTGCACTTGATGTGGCGACAAGGGCCGCGCGAACGCTGGGTGGTGCTGAGGTAAATCACTCAACCGGTCTCTCCAAAGTCAGCGTGGTCGGGCAGGGCATGCAAACGCATACAGGCGTCGCCGCTCGAATGTTTCAGGTGCTGGCCAACGAAAAAATCAACATCCGCGTTGTCACAACAAGTGAAATCAAGATCTCTGTTCTGATTGGTCGGGAGCAATGCAGCGAAGCTGTCGTTGCCGTGCACAGCGGTTTCGGACTGGATAAGCCAGCACCACTTCTGCCCGACATTGGCGTCCGGGCCAGCGATCGTCGAGGCCAGTGGAGTGGTCGCGGCAACCAGCAACTGGCAGAGGACATCGCATCGCAGCTTTCCGGTATGGAAGCCATCGTTGTGAGTGAAGTATACGCCGACACTGATCAGTCGCGTGTGACAATCAGCAATCTTCCGGACGATCCCGGAATCGCAGAACATGTTTTCACTGCCATCGGAGAAGGCGGCGTACTGGTCGACATGATCGTTCAGAATGCCGCACGAGACGGGCGAGCCACGATATCGTTTACCGTTCCGTCCGAAGATCTGGATGCATCTCTGCTGCTGTTGAGGGAAGTTCTGGAGCACTATGACGGATCTGTCGTGACATCTGATCGGCATATCGGCAAGCTGTCAGTTGTCGGAATCGGCCTGCGAAGTCACACTGACGTAGGTGCAAGACTGTTTCGGACCCTTGGTGAAAACCAAATCAACGTACAGATGATTAACACCAGTGAAATCAAGATCAGCGTCGTACTTGCCGGGTCTGAAGTGCAGAATGCACTTCAACTCCTGAGGAAAGAATTTGGCCTGGCATAA
- a CDS encoding ABC transporter permease — protein sequence MKSISAIARDILELPLLKRELIEAANRKRTYVLRSAMAAILLVVFLLLFFDLRSYRNAYRMLGTGGEIAMVLVATNLFAIYILLPVMTCGAISGEREKQTLSLLLITRLSPARLVAEKLLSALLPLAQFMLITLPILGVAYLLGGITLKQTIGSVMILIMAAIQVASVAIFCSSLLRSGTTSFWAVYLTLAALALVPPCIAGILDELRLLPRIQIFPAYVPLREQLYIPFVAFLACIEMFQRDQGGLLDLMMIAWPPILVSTLMLVGSVFAVGRLHSEKGLANPNFKQILAGPIRFLAQKLRLSKLRGLATRIPQPWLQTIRRRLPTNTAIGNREIAATMLARWPLFAFLAGAFFVLTILMSHELRRASSWYEFFVGCEIFGTIVSLLMVASVASRMFAAERERQTLDSLLTTPVSNHELISEKQAATNRCILLIMGFFAYLVLLNFLGMMFRFVTPSGWFDIESQYRRFTYDQLGFLQSRIFIVVAMFLHLYLYLHIAKWIATGWGLYLHSQLKAMLASILSLLALSLGPVALLTIIMLAVDARPRTFPFWYFSSPAIVYGLTLVGELDDIIRDLGTEHAFAYWSVIFLNLILYFGVFWIIRVWVLQKFPAFLGRIDTQHTETPS from the coding sequence ATGAAATCAATTAGCGCCATAGCCCGGGATATTCTGGAACTCCCGTTACTGAAGCGGGAGCTGATTGAAGCCGCAAACCGTAAGCGTACCTACGTTCTGCGTTCTGCAATGGCCGCCATTCTTCTGGTCGTGTTCCTGTTACTGTTCTTTGATCTGCGATCCTACCGCAACGCGTACCGGATGCTGGGCACCGGCGGCGAGATTGCCATGGTGCTGGTTGCGACAAACCTGTTTGCCATCTATATCCTGCTGCCTGTGATGACGTGCGGGGCGATTTCCGGCGAACGCGAAAAACAAACGCTCAGCCTGCTTCTGATCACCCGCCTTTCCCCGGCCAGACTTGTCGCGGAAAAACTGCTTTCGGCGTTGTTGCCACTCGCACAGTTCATGCTGATCACGCTGCCGATCCTGGGAGTCGCCTACCTGCTGGGGGGAATTACTCTGAAACAAACCATCGGCTCCGTAATGATTCTGATCATGGCAGCGATTCAGGTGGCTTCCGTTGCCATTTTCTGCAGCAGCCTGCTGCGTTCCGGGACAACATCATTCTGGGCGGTATATCTGACGTTGGCTGCCCTTGCACTTGTGCCGCCCTGCATCGCCGGAATCCTCGATGAGCTAAGGCTGTTGCCACGGATTCAGATCTTTCCTGCCTATGTTCCCTTGCGAGAACAATTGTACATTCCATTCGTCGCTTTCCTCGCCTGCATCGAAATGTTCCAGCGAGATCAGGGTGGGCTTCTGGATTTGATGATGATTGCATGGCCGCCGATTTTGGTTTCGACGCTGATGCTGGTAGGCAGTGTATTCGCCGTCGGAAGGCTTCACTCTGAAAAGGGTCTTGCGAACCCGAATTTCAAACAGATCCTTGCAGGGCCCATTCGATTTTTGGCACAGAAGCTTCGGCTGTCGAAACTTCGCGGGCTGGCTACCCGGATACCGCAACCCTGGCTGCAAACCATCAGAAGACGCCTGCCGACGAATACAGCAATTGGTAACCGCGAAATCGCGGCAACGATGCTTGCTCGATGGCCGTTGTTCGCCTTTCTGGCCGGGGCGTTCTTTGTGCTGACGATTCTTATGTCTCATGAACTACGCAGAGCAAGTTCGTGGTATGAGTTCTTCGTTGGGTGTGAAATTTTCGGCACGATCGTCAGTCTGTTGATGGTGGCAAGCGTAGCGAGTCGAATGTTCGCAGCTGAAAGAGAGAGACAAACTCTTGATTCCCTGCTTACGACTCCTGTTTCAAATCATGAACTGATCTCGGAAAAGCAGGCGGCAACAAACCGATGTATTCTGCTGATTATGGGATTCTTCGCTTACCTTGTTCTGCTGAATTTTCTGGGGATGATGTTTCGATTCGTGACGCCATCCGGATGGTTCGATATAGAAAGCCAGTACCGGAGATTTACATACGACCAGCTTGGCTTTCTTCAATCCCGTATTTTCATCGTCGTCGCGATGTTTCTGCACTTGTACCTGTACCTTCACATCGCCAAGTGGATTGCTACGGGCTGGGGCCTGTATCTGCATTCCCAACTGAAAGCGATGCTGGCTTCGATCCTGTCGCTTCTTGCCTTGTCTCTGGGACCGGTCGCATTGCTGACCATCATCATGCTGGCTGTCGATGCCCGACCTCGAACATTTCCGTTCTGGTATTTCTCATCCCCGGCGATTGTTTACGGATTGACGCTGGTGGGCGAACTGGACGACATTATCCGCGACCTGGGAACCGAACATGCCTTCGCGTACTGGAGCGTTATCTTCCTGAATCTGATCCTTTACTTTGGTGTCTTCTGGATCATTCGCGTTTGGGTCCTGCAAAAATTCCCGGCGTTCCTCGGGCGCATCGACACGCAGCACACAGAAACGCCGTCGTGA
- the prmC gene encoding peptide chain release factor N(5)-glutamine methyltransferase, producing MGTDDHPTPPAPLSNAIPSGSAVSKNAATAHPSASEEVWTVQRILEWTTGFLKQKGIESPRLEAELLLSHARQCQRIRLYTDFDAVVSDTERSRMREMVQRRAKREPLAYLVGSKEFYGRSFEVGKGVLIPRPETETLIDVCLERLPRNESRHIAEVGFGSGCISITLAKQCPQLTIQATDPSPEAMHFATHNSSAHKVQDRIQLVNGDCLRAFLPKNSSEGTAAGFTPSFDGIVSNPPYIRIDEMAALQPEVGLHEPHEALVSGEDGLDITRRIIHQATMILKPNAFIAFELDPAQCQTVESILRTTGFTATGIRKDLSGNDRVVFAEWPGQ from the coding sequence ATGGGAACGGACGACCATCCAACGCCTCCTGCACCGCTGTCTAATGCCATTCCTTCAGGATCAGCCGTAAGCAAAAATGCCGCCACCGCACATCCGTCAGCTTCCGAAGAGGTGTGGACAGTTCAGCGGATTCTGGAATGGACGACCGGGTTTCTGAAACAGAAAGGGATCGAATCACCGCGACTGGAGGCGGAATTACTTCTTTCCCACGCGCGACAGTGCCAGCGCATCCGCCTTTACACGGATTTCGATGCCGTCGTTTCTGACACCGAACGATCCAGAATGCGTGAAATGGTCCAGCGCAGGGCAAAACGAGAACCACTGGCCTACCTGGTTGGCAGTAAAGAATTCTACGGGCGAAGTTTTGAGGTTGGCAAAGGCGTCCTGATCCCCCGTCCTGAGACGGAGACTCTGATTGATGTCTGCCTGGAACGATTACCTCGCAATGAAAGTCGACACATTGCCGAAGTGGGCTTTGGAAGTGGCTGCATATCCATCACGTTAGCGAAACAGTGCCCCCAGCTAACCATTCAGGCGACGGACCCATCGCCGGAAGCAATGCATTTTGCGACCCACAATTCCTCTGCGCACAAAGTGCAGGACCGAATTCAACTGGTCAATGGTGATTGTCTGCGGGCTTTCCTGCCGAAGAATTCATCGGAAGGAACGGCCGCCGGATTCACTCCGTCGTTCGATGGAATTGTCAGCAACCCACCGTATATCCGGATCGACGAAATGGCGGCACTGCAGCCTGAAGTTGGCCTGCATGAACCCCACGAAGCTCTGGTCTCCGGTGAAGACGGACTGGACATCACTCGCCGAATCATTCATCAGGCAACCATGATCCTGAAGCCGAACGCATTCATCGCGTTCGAACTGGATCCCGCCCAGTGCCAAACGGTCGAATCGATTCTCAGGACAACAGGTTTCACCGCGACAGGTATCCGCAAGGATCTGAGTGGAAATGACCGGGTGGTGTTTGCTGAATGGCCGGGACAGTGA
- the murA gene encoding UDP-N-acetylglucosamine 1-carboxyvinyltransferase: MTFDRSNEIFRIQGAKPLRGRVRVDGSKNAALPILAASLAVDGTVQLRQIPDLTDIDTMCQLLSQLGAHICRDTAAGTVEIRNSAQESMEAPYDLVSRMRASVCVLGPLLSRFGRARVSLPGGCNIGHRPIDLHLRGLAALGADIRIERGYIIAESRILKGCDLVLSGPEGSTVTGTCNVLCAAATAVGRTVIRAAACEPEVADLAAFLNAAGADIQGAGTSTIEVTGVRHLNAVAHSVIPDRIEAATLAIAAAITSGDVEIINAPTESLQSIRTALDQIGVCQSVINSDVEVTWRVSAEAAGELRPVELIALPYPGIPTDAQAQLMALLSLAGGTSVITDRVFPDRFMHAAELVRMGADIRVTAGTAIIRGVDRLTGATVMASDLRASAALVLAAMAAEGTSEIRRVYHIDRGYAGFERKLNQLGACIQRLSGPNPD; encoded by the coding sequence GTGACGTTCGATCGATCGAATGAAATCTTTCGCATTCAGGGCGCCAAACCTCTGCGCGGCAGGGTGCGAGTCGATGGATCCAAGAATGCCGCACTTCCCATACTGGCGGCATCCCTTGCCGTTGACGGCACGGTCCAGCTCCGGCAGATTCCCGATCTGACCGATATCGATACGATGTGCCAGTTGTTGTCTCAACTCGGCGCTCACATCTGTCGCGACACAGCCGCTGGTACTGTGGAGATCCGCAACTCCGCCCAGGAGTCGATGGAAGCTCCTTACGATCTGGTCAGCCGGATGCGTGCCAGCGTCTGCGTCCTTGGACCACTGCTTTCACGCTTTGGTCGCGCGCGTGTATCACTTCCCGGAGGCTGTAACATCGGTCATCGACCGATCGACCTGCATCTGAGAGGCCTGGCAGCACTGGGAGCCGACATCCGCATAGAACGAGGCTACATCATTGCCGAGTCCCGAATTCTGAAAGGATGTGATCTTGTCCTCAGCGGCCCGGAAGGAAGCACGGTCACAGGGACATGCAATGTCTTGTGTGCTGCGGCAACAGCGGTTGGCCGAACTGTGATTCGGGCAGCAGCCTGCGAACCGGAAGTCGCAGATCTTGCGGCATTTCTGAACGCAGCGGGCGCTGATATTCAGGGCGCGGGGACCTCGACGATCGAAGTCACCGGTGTCCGACATCTGAATGCGGTCGCTCATTCGGTCATTCCGGACCGCATCGAAGCAGCAACGCTGGCGATCGCGGCAGCGATCACCAGTGGGGACGTTGAGATCATCAATGCTCCAACGGAAAGCCTTCAAAGCATTCGGACGGCGCTGGACCAGATTGGAGTATGCCAGTCCGTCATAAATTCCGATGTCGAAGTGACGTGGCGCGTATCCGCCGAAGCAGCAGGGGAACTGCGCCCGGTAGAACTGATCGCGCTGCCTTACCCGGGAATTCCAACAGACGCTCAGGCGCAATTAATGGCGCTGCTGTCGCTGGCCGGCGGCACCAGTGTCATTACAGATCGCGTCTTCCCGGATCGATTCATGCACGCTGCGGAGTTGGTTCGAATGGGAGCCGATATCCGCGTTACTGCGGGCACGGCAATTATCCGCGGTGTGGATCGGCTGACTGGCGCAACAGTGATGGCATCCGACCTGCGGGCGAGTGCCGCACTCGTGCTGGCTGCAATGGCTGCCGAGGGGACTTCTGAAATCCGACGCGTCTACCACATTGACCGCGGGTACGCCGGATTCGAGAGGAAACTGAATCAGCTCGGCGCCTGCATCCAGAGACTTTCCGGCCCTAATCCTGACTGA
- a CDS encoding peroxidase family protein, with amino-acid sequence MKRGARSGIHNRPESVLFSSIEAVEERQLLSAATSPIDGVGHNESSPWWGSTETELIRYASPAYEDGISSPAGSNRPGARLVSNQIVAQAESILNDRQMSDFVWMWGQLIDHDIDLTDPAVPAEDFSIDVSAGDPWFDPLATGTVQIDLARSVSVEGEESSDGMRQQLNSITAWLDGSVVYGSSNERANALRSFDVGRLRTSEGNLLPYNDAGLPNAGGSSSSLFLAGDVRANENIALSSMHTLWVREHNRLCEELSAADSSLTDQELYEKARSIVAAEIQVITYNEFLPALLGNHAIAPYAGYDSSVNPTIANEFSTAAYRFGHSLLSPSLQRIDAFGNSIPGGALPLASAFFNPPALLSTGIDVLFRGAAVQAAQELDVQIVDGVRNFLFGEPGQGGLDLASLNIQRGRDHGLADYNTTREAMGLPRVSSFDDISSNPMVAAALELTYGNVDNIDLWVGGLAEDHLADSSMGITFTTILVDQFQRLRDGDRFWYENIFTGTELQTLRNTTLAEVIERNTDVQFAQSNVFFTPNSEIIEFEFAPTGIRRATVKAVNEYIQIVDDVSGNIVFMHDTNDLSGLIIVGNEKLADRLVVDGSITAEMLPNGIDFRAGNVGRDRLVVHGTSGDDTVTVNGNSVNLNDLDVFFEYIDELMVEGAAGDDSLTIVHPCVNKTILDGGDGNDLLVGGDSNDELYGGYGNDILRGGNGDDKLYGGPGADQLYGEGGVDQLIGGGGFDLIVEDGNEQSPDVAPRYAAFLDQFYNLRFLGNDYYNWSGRQERWFYSNKGWMFILPDGSIHLWDRLPGANGPFIGRVEVSCYQNLNELCDHSTPFNDEDTLDGVANLARQLDEQLQLRFWGSYIYNWGGRQEKWIPGKNGWYCITRDGRLWFWDGSRNSEGTLIAELNIMYFSSPALLHDAWNG; translated from the coding sequence ATGAAACGCGGCGCTCGTTCCGGCATTCACAATCGGCCCGAATCGGTACTGTTTTCGTCGATTGAGGCAGTCGAAGAACGTCAACTCCTGTCTGCAGCGACGTCTCCTATCGACGGAGTTGGGCACAACGAATCGTCTCCGTGGTGGGGAAGCACAGAGACAGAACTGATCCGCTACGCCAGCCCCGCCTATGAAGATGGAATCTCTAGTCCGGCAGGCAGCAATCGCCCCGGCGCCAGACTGGTAAGCAACCAGATTGTTGCACAGGCCGAATCGATTCTGAATGATCGGCAGATGTCCGACTTTGTCTGGATGTGGGGTCAACTCATCGATCACGACATCGATCTGACCGATCCTGCGGTTCCTGCGGAAGACTTCAGTATCGACGTGTCGGCCGGCGATCCGTGGTTTGATCCGCTGGCGACGGGAACCGTGCAAATTGACCTGGCGAGATCCGTCTCCGTCGAGGGAGAAGAGTCATCTGATGGTATGCGACAACAACTTAACTCGATCACCGCCTGGCTCGATGGATCAGTCGTCTACGGATCATCAAACGAACGTGCGAATGCGCTGAGAAGTTTCGACGTAGGGCGTCTGCGAACCAGTGAAGGGAATCTGCTTCCCTACAATGACGCCGGATTGCCCAATGCCGGTGGATCATCTTCATCACTGTTTCTGGCGGGTGACGTCAGGGCGAATGAGAATATTGCGTTGTCGTCGATGCACACACTGTGGGTCCGGGAACACAACCGCCTTTGCGAAGAACTTTCCGCAGCCGACTCATCACTCACCGACCAGGAACTCTACGAAAAAGCTCGATCAATCGTTGCGGCAGAAATCCAGGTCATCACCTACAACGAATTCCTTCCGGCTTTGCTTGGCAATCACGCCATTGCTCCCTACGCCGGCTACGATTCGTCCGTGAATCCGACGATCGCCAACGAATTTTCCACGGCAGCCTACCGATTCGGGCATTCATTGTTGTCGCCATCGTTACAGCGGATCGACGCTTTTGGTAACAGTATCCCTGGAGGTGCGTTACCTCTCGCATCAGCCTTCTTCAACCCGCCCGCGCTGCTGTCCACGGGAATTGATGTTCTTTTCCGAGGTGCAGCCGTTCAGGCAGCTCAGGAACTGGACGTTCAGATCGTCGATGGCGTTCGCAATTTCCTGTTCGGTGAGCCAGGGCAGGGCGGGCTTGACCTCGCGTCCCTGAACATTCAACGAGGGCGTGACCACGGTCTGGCGGACTACAATACGACACGGGAAGCGATGGGGCTCCCACGCGTCAGTTCATTCGACGACATCAGTTCCAATCCGATGGTCGCGGCCGCATTAGAACTAACCTACGGAAATGTCGACAACATCGATCTCTGGGTCGGCGGCCTTGCTGAGGACCATCTGGCCGACAGTTCGATGGGAATCACATTTACTACGATTCTGGTGGATCAGTTTCAACGACTCCGCGATGGAGACCGATTCTGGTACGAAAACATCTTCACAGGAACCGAACTGCAGACTCTGCGAAACACGACTCTGGCTGAAGTCATCGAACGAAACACCGACGTCCAGTTCGCCCAGAGTAACGTGTTCTTCACTCCAAACTCAGAGATCATTGAATTTGAATTTGCACCCACCGGTATTCGACGGGCGACCGTCAAAGCTGTCAACGAATACATTCAAATTGTGGATGATGTTTCGGGCAACATCGTCTTCATGCATGACACGAATGATCTCAGCGGTCTGATTATCGTCGGCAACGAGAAGCTGGCCGACCGACTGGTCGTCGACGGCTCAATCACCGCCGAGATGCTTCCCAACGGTATCGATTTTCGCGCAGGAAATGTGGGACGAGACCGACTTGTCGTTCATGGCACTTCGGGGGACGACACGGTCACAGTAAATGGCAACTCTGTCAACCTGAACGACCTTGATGTTTTCTTTGAATACATCGACGAACTCATGGTCGAAGGCGCCGCAGGTGACGACAGCCTGACGATCGTTCATCCGTGCGTTAACAAGACCATCCTGGATGGCGGCGATGGCAACGACCTTCTGGTGGGCGGAGATTCAAACGACGAACTCTACGGTGGATATGGGAACGATATTCTTCGAGGCGGCAACGGAGACGACAAGCTCTACGGCGGACCGGGAGCGGATCAACTCTACGGTGAGGGGGGCGTTGATCAATTGATCGGCGGTGGCGGATTCGATTTGATCGTCGAAGATGGCAATGAACAATCACCAGACGTCGCTCCTCGATACGCGGCATTCCTCGACCAGTTCTACAATCTGCGTTTCCTCGGAAATGACTACTACAACTGGAGTGGACGTCAGGAACGATGGTTCTATTCGAACAAAGGATGGATGTTCATTTTACCGGATGGTTCGATTCATCTGTGGGATCGACTCCCTGGCGCCAATGGCCCCTTCATCGGCAGGGTCGAAGTTTCGTGTTACCAGAATCTGAATGAACTCTGTGACCACAGCACACCGTTCAATGATGAAGATACGCTGGATGGCGTCGCAAATCTGGCCAGGCAACTCGACGAACAGCTTCAGCTTCGGTTCTGGGGAAGTTACATCTACAACTGGGGTGGACGTCAGGAGAAATGGATCCCTGGAAAGAACGGCTGGTATTGCATCACCCGGGACGGGCGGCTTTGGTTCTGGGATGGATCTCGAAACTCCGAAGGGACACTGATCGCAGAACTGAACATCATGTATTTCAGTTCTCCAGCACTCCTGCATGACGCATGGAATGGTTAG
- a CDS encoding BatA domain-containing protein, with translation MTFLNTSLLAGAAAFAIPLVIHILNRSRYRTVEWGAMHLLESVIRVNHRRFRMDQLILLLIRCAIPALLAFCLARPVLTGSRVLEGNQPAGIVILLDNSYSMDRSRGVQTHFQMAIDSATQIISNAPRGSQFSVIAMGGRPTPLFDQPIFDQQAAISRLKQMDSGFGAADVASSFEVASQVISQMTTARRELIVISDFQQSDWNAYATAGNRGLRQSLDNAPIQVDLHLMPIGFATTFKKRDQPSSELSSQKAPANISVDGIQIASQAIAVGQTVPVRTAIHNHGDETQSARIILRIDGKQTSVTQTFLAADSTSQTLLTCEFDTPGSHVVEVEAISDDDVSTDNKLAAAITVWEDLKIVIVDGAVSREPLKSESDYLSIALTPFTFGRVQLADLISTRTVTLENLNKDAISDARVVILANVSRLKDQQLEFITQFVRLGGSLLVTAGNQVDLNWYRQKFYSSGQGPLPLPFGERQGTAASSESSPSSIRRIARQHFDHPALDFFNEPSNGDLSDAIIEQWYSIDITSPEDITVVARLNNGDPLLVEKPFGQGTVFQFATTCDTDWTDLPTSSVWVPFVQQIAVTLASRISPPRNIETGQSAILILDEASADTAPTATETDSSSATMVSVSTPSGLSESLSIQTNQNHRAVEFNGTRKPGIYTMTLPSGAPVHFVATTSPVESRLQTISAAQLNDVAEALDARLPGSAAEYLKQDQLRRNGQEIWKYALALLLAFMASETILQQRFARAIQ, from the coding sequence ATGACGTTTCTGAATACATCGTTGCTGGCTGGCGCCGCCGCATTCGCAATTCCGCTCGTCATCCACATCCTGAACCGCAGCCGTTATCGAACCGTCGAATGGGGTGCGATGCACCTGCTGGAATCTGTGATCCGGGTGAACCACCGGCGGTTCCGAATGGATCAACTGATCCTGTTGCTGATTCGCTGTGCGATTCCGGCGCTGCTGGCGTTCTGCCTGGCCCGCCCCGTCCTTACCGGAAGTCGCGTTCTGGAGGGCAACCAGCCCGCTGGCATTGTCATTCTGCTTGACAACAGTTACTCGATGGATCGAAGTCGAGGGGTACAGACTCATTTCCAAATGGCAATCGATTCGGCCACGCAAATCATTTCGAATGCACCTCGAGGTTCCCAGTTCAGCGTAATCGCAATGGGTGGACGCCCAACTCCCTTATTCGACCAGCCGATCTTTGATCAGCAGGCAGCCATCAGTCGCCTGAAGCAGATGGACAGTGGATTTGGTGCGGCTGACGTCGCATCCTCCTTTGAAGTCGCATCGCAGGTCATCAGCCAAATGACCACAGCCCGGCGCGAACTGATTGTAATCAGTGACTTCCAGCAGAGTGACTGGAATGCCTACGCAACCGCTGGAAACCGGGGACTCCGGCAGTCTCTGGACAATGCTCCCATTCAGGTCGATCTTCACCTGATGCCGATTGGATTTGCGACCACGTTCAAGAAGCGAGATCAGCCATCTTCGGAACTTTCGTCTCAAAAAGCCCCGGCAAACATCTCCGTCGATGGAATTCAGATTGCCAGCCAGGCCATTGCCGTCGGACAAACAGTGCCCGTTCGAACAGCCATCCACAACCATGGCGATGAAACACAATCTGCAAGAATTATCCTTCGAATCGACGGAAAGCAGACATCCGTCACACAGACTTTTCTGGCCGCCGACAGCACATCACAAACACTGCTCACCTGTGAATTCGACACACCCGGTTCGCACGTTGTTGAAGTCGAAGCCATCTCAGACGACGACGTCTCCACAGATAACAAGCTGGCAGCCGCGATTACGGTCTGGGAAGATCTCAAAATTGTAATCGTTGATGGTGCGGTGAGCCGTGAACCGCTGAAGTCCGAATCAGACTATCTTTCCATTGCACTCACTCCTTTCACATTCGGGCGAGTGCAGTTGGCGGACCTCATTTCAACCCGAACCGTCACGCTTGAAAATCTGAACAAAGATGCGATCTCTGACGCTCGAGTCGTCATCCTCGCGAATGTATCTCGCCTGAAAGATCAGCAACTGGAGTTCATCACACAATTTGTCCGCCTCGGAGGCTCACTGCTGGTCACGGCTGGAAATCAGGTGGACTTGAATTGGTATCGGCAGAAATTCTATTCGTCAGGGCAGGGCCCACTTCCTTTGCCTTTTGGTGAACGACAGGGAACCGCAGCCTCGTCCGAGTCATCGCCGTCCTCCATTCGAAGGATTGCCCGCCAGCATTTCGATCATCCCGCACTGGACTTCTTCAATGAACCGTCAAATGGAGATCTTTCGGACGCAATCATTGAGCAATGGTACTCAATAGATATTACTTCTCCTGAAGACATCACTGTCGTGGCACGCCTGAACAATGGCGACCCGTTGCTTGTCGAAAAACCCTTCGGGCAGGGAACCGTTTTTCAATTCGCGACGACATGTGATACCGACTGGACAGACCTGCCGACAAGTTCCGTCTGGGTCCCGTTCGTCCAGCAGATTGCGGTGACGCTTGCCTCTCGCATATCGCCTCCCCGCAACATTGAAACGGGGCAGTCGGCCATCCTGATTCTCGATGAGGCTTCTGCTGATACGGCTCCGACGGCCACCGAAACAGATTCTTCGAGCGCCACGATGGTCAGTGTGAGTACTCCCAGCGGCTTGTCAGAATCTTTGTCGATTCAGACGAATCAAAATCATCGCGCGGTGGAGTTTAACGGAACCCGAAAGCCCGGCATCTACACAATGACCCTGCCATCCGGTGCCCCGGTGCATTTTGTCGCAACAACGTCACCCGTCGAATCCAGGCTGCAGACAATCTCGGCGGCGCAGCTCAATGATGTCGCCGAAGCACTGGATGCCAGACTTCCGGGGTCGGCCGCAGAATATCTGAAGCAGGACCAACTGCGTCGTAATGGTCAGGAGATCTGGAAATATGCCCTCGCCCTTCTGCTGGCATTCATGGCGTCAGAAACAATCCTTCAGCAGCGGTTTGCGAGGGCCATTCAATGA